The following are from one region of the Bos mutus isolate GX-2022 chromosome 18, NWIPB_WYAK_1.1, whole genome shotgun sequence genome:
- the HSPBP1 gene encoding LOW QUALITY PROTEIN: hsp70-binding protein 1 (The sequence of the model RefSeq protein was modified relative to this genomic sequence to represent the inferred CDS: inserted 1 base in 1 codon) yields the protein MQGRRAPLKRHLLSRPPGVHLSGRQSYFSGDHPLPXTHSSFLRKLPMANQGSGGSRLPLALPSASQDCSSGGSGSSEGGSGHPPPPRNLQGLLQMAITAGSEEPDPPPEPMSEERRQWLQEAMSAAFRGQREEVEQMKNCLRVLSQPTPSSAGEAELATDQQEREGALELLADLCENMDNAADFCQLSGMHLLVGRYLEAGPAGLRWRAAQLIGTCSQNVAAIQEQVLGLGALRKLLRLLDRDPCDAVRVKALFAISCLVREQEAGLLQFLRLDGFSVLMRAMQQQVQKLKVKSAFLLQNLLVGHPEHKGTLCAMGMVQQLVALVRTEHSPFHEHVLGALCSLVTDFPQGVRECREPELGLEELLRHRCQLLQQHEEYQEELEFCEKLLQTCFSTPTDDSMDR from the exons ATGCAGGGCCGCCGAGCTCCCCTAAAACGCCACCTTCTCAGCAGACCCCCAGGAGTCCACCTGTCAGGACGCCAGAGCTACTTCAGCGGTGACCACCCCCTAC CAACACATTCTTCCTTTCTTCGCAAACTGCCCATGGCGAACCAGGGCTCCGGGGGCAGTCGCCTTCCCCTGGCGCTACCCTCAGCCTCCCAGGATTGCTCGTCAGGGGGCAGCGGCTCCTCCGAGGGCGGCTCGGGCCATCCCCCGCCGCCGCGAAACCTCCAAGGCCTGCTGCAGATGGCTATCACGGCGGGCTCTGAAGAGCCAGACCCCCCTCCAGAACCCATGAGTGAGGAG AGGCGCCAGTGGCTGCAGGAGGCCATGTCCGCCGCCTTCAGGGGCCAGCGGGAGGAGGTGGAGCAGATGAAGAATTGCCTCCGGGTGCTGTCCCAGCCCACGCCCTCCTCGGCTGGCGAGGCTGAACTGGCCACTGACCAGCAGGAGCGCGAGGGAGCCCTGGAGCTGCTGGCGGACCTGTGTGAGAACATGGACAATGCAGCAG ACTTCTGCCAGCTGTCGGGCATGCACCTGCTGGTGGGCCGCTACCTGGAGGCGGGGCCAGCGGGGCTGCGGTGGCGGGCGGCACAGCTCATCGGCACATGCAGCCAGAACGTGGCGGCCATCCAGGAGCAGGTGCTGGGCCTCGGCGCCCTGCGCAAGCTGCTGCGCCTGCTGGACCGGGACCCCTGCGATGCGGTGCGCGTCAAGGCTCTCTTCGCCATCTCCT gcctggtCCGGGAGCAGGAGGCCGGGCTGCTGCAGTTCCTCCGCCTGGACGGCTTCTCCGTGTTGATGCGGGCCATGCAGCAGCAGGTGCAGAAGCTCAAGGTCAAGTCGGCGTTCCTGCTGCAGAACCTGCTGGTGGGCCACCCTGAACACAAAG GGACCCTGTGTGCAATGGGCATGGTCCAGCAGCTGGTGGCCCTCGTGCGGACAGAACACAGCCCCTTCCACGAGCACGTGCTCGGAGCCCTGTGCAG CTTGGTGACAGACTTCCCCCAGGGCGTGCGGGAGTGCCGGGAGCCCGAGCTGGGCCTGGAGGAACTTCTGCGGCACCGGTGCCAGCTGCTGCAGCAGCACGAAGAGTACCAG GAGGAGCTGGAGTTCTGTGAAAAGTTGCTACAGACCTGTTTCTCCACCCCAACTGATGACAGCATGGATCGGTGA